In Selenomonas dianae, a genomic segment contains:
- the hypF gene encoding carbamoyltransferase HypF yields MSVHSGGNLIHPAGGARTRRAFRVSGIVQGVGYRPFVYRLAREHGLAGCVWNDSAGVGIEAEGTAAALDAFATGLRDKAPCAASVTAVTFAEIPPTGAEDFHILASPQGAAARTLVSPDLAVCADCRREILSAENRRYGYAFTNCTNCGPRYSIIRGVPYDRPLTSMAAFQMCPACQREYDDPADRRFHAQPNACAVCGPSYRLLVDGAAEEGEPLVRARAIVAAGGTLAVKGIGGYHLACDARSDAAVRCLRARKHREAKALAVMAGSMELVRSLCVVSEEEERWLTSSAAPIVLLRRRADAADAVAQSVAPGNAYLGVLLPYAPVHLLLLGTNDLWVMTSANLSGAPMMYEDDVAVRGLAGIADAVLVHNRAIVHRVDDSVMRMTAGGRQMIRRSRGFAPMPLALSAAHGNAVLAGGAELKNTFCLTRGMEAFLSEHIGDLTECSVLASYEATIAHYERFFAVQPEMLAADLHPAYLSGQYMAVRAARGGLSLVRVQHHHAHIAAVLAEHACHERVLGVALDGTGYGDDGTAWGGEFMAANLADYERLAHFAYLPLPGGDRAAKEPWRLALWVLHGMYGGDLEKYAPQFAAELPTGWELLMQATAAGVNAPPTSSAGRLFDAAAALLGVCRVNAYEGQAAIELELCARRARRTGVVLPYRMNCVSVPMTVDFLPVLHALADGAERLTEEERAGRALDFHVTMAAAVTEMLGILAARTGIRTAALSGGVFQNALLLENLLARLDDFRVLLPHLVPPNDGGIAYGQAAVARARMG; encoded by the coding sequence GTGAGCGTGCATTCGGGCGGAAATCTGATACATCCTGCGGGAGGCGCGCGTACAAGGCGCGCTTTTCGTGTTTCGGGGATTGTGCAGGGGGTGGGCTACCGCCCCTTTGTCTACCGTCTCGCACGGGAACACGGTCTTGCGGGATGCGTGTGGAACGACAGCGCGGGCGTCGGCATCGAGGCGGAGGGGACGGCGGCGGCGCTCGACGCGTTTGCGACGGGGCTGCGTGACAAAGCTCCGTGCGCGGCATCTGTGACTGCGGTGACGTTCGCGGAGATTCCCCCAACGGGCGCGGAGGATTTTCACATCCTTGCCAGTCCGCAGGGCGCGGCGGCACGGACGCTCGTTTCACCCGATCTCGCCGTCTGCGCCGACTGCCGCCGTGAGATTTTGTCTGCGGAAAACAGGCGGTACGGCTACGCCTTTACAAACTGTACGAACTGCGGCCCGCGCTACTCGATCATTCGCGGCGTGCCGTATGACCGCCCGCTGACCTCGATGGCGGCATTTCAGATGTGTCCCGCGTGTCAGCGGGAGTACGACGATCCCGCTGACCGCCGCTTTCACGCGCAGCCGAATGCGTGCGCGGTGTGCGGCCCCTCCTACCGTCTCCTCGTCGATGGGGCGGCGGAGGAGGGCGAGCCGCTCGTGCGGGCGCGGGCGATTGTCGCGGCGGGCGGCACCCTCGCGGTCAAGGGCATCGGGGGCTATCATCTCGCGTGCGATGCGCGCAGTGACGCGGCGGTGCGTTGCCTGCGGGCGAGGAAGCACCGTGAGGCGAAGGCGCTCGCCGTGATGGCGGGGTCGATGGAACTGGTGCGGTCGCTGTGCGTCGTCTCCGAGGAGGAGGAGCGGTGGCTCACCTCGTCCGCCGCACCGATTGTACTGCTCCGTCGGCGTGCGGATGCGGCGGATGCTGTTGCACAGAGCGTTGCGCCGGGGAATGCATATCTCGGCGTGCTGCTGCCGTATGCGCCCGTGCATCTGCTTTTGCTTGGGACAAACGATCTCTGGGTGATGACGAGTGCGAATCTCAGCGGCGCGCCGATGATGTACGAGGATGATGTTGCCGTGCGGGGGCTGGCGGGGATTGCGGATGCGGTGCTCGTGCATAACCGCGCGATTGTACACCGCGTTGACGATTCGGTGATGCGCATGACGGCGGGCGGGCGGCAGATGATCCGCCGCAGCCGCGGCTTTGCCCCGATGCCGCTCGCATTGTCCGCTGCGCACGGGAATGCCGTTCTTGCGGGCGGGGCGGAGCTGAAAAATACATTTTGCCTCACGCGCGGCATGGAGGCGTTTCTGAGCGAGCACATCGGGGATTTGACGGAGTGCAGTGTGCTCGCCTCGTACGAGGCGACGATTGCGCATTACGAGCGGTTCTTTGCCGTGCAGCCGGAGATGCTTGCCGCCGATCTCCATCCTGCGTACCTCTCGGGGCAGTACATGGCGGTGCGTGCCGCGCGGGGGGGACTTTCACTCGTCCGCGTGCAGCACCATCATGCCCACATCGCGGCGGTGCTCGCAGAACACGCCTGTCATGAGCGCGTGCTCGGCGTTGCACTCGACGGGACGGGATACGGGGACGACGGCACGGCGTGGGGCGGGGAGTTCATGGCCGCCAATCTCGCGGACTATGAGCGGTTGGCACATTTTGCATATCTGCCTCTGCCGGGCGGCGACCGCGCGGCGAAAGAGCCGTGGCGGCTCGCGCTCTGGGTGCTCCATGGGATGTATGGCGGGGATTTGGAAAAATATGCGCCGCAGTTCGCGGCGGAGCTTCCGACAGGATGGGAACTGCTGATGCAGGCGACGGCGGCGGGGGTGAATGCGCCGCCGACTTCGAGTGCGGGGCGGCTCTTTGATGCGGCGGCGGCGCTCCTTGGCGTATGCCGCGTGAATGCGTACGAGGGACAGGCGGCAATCGAGCTGGAGCTCTGTGCGCGGCGGGCGCGGCGGACGGGTGTCGTGCTGCCGTATCGTATGAACTGCGTGTCTGTGCCGATGACGGTGGACTTCCTGCCTGTGCTGCACGCACTGGCGGACGGGGCGGAGCGGCTGACGGAGGAGGAGCGTGCGGGACGTGCGCTCGATTTCCATGTGACGATGGCGGCGGCGGTGACGGAGATGCTCGGCATTCTGGCGGCGCGGACGGGGATTCGCACGGCGGCGCTTTCGGGCGGCGTGTTTCAGAATGCACTGCTGCTTGAGAATCTGCTCGCGCGTCTCGACGATTTCCGTGTGCTCCTGCCGCATCTCGTCCCGCCGAACGATGGCGGGATCGCGTACGGACAGGCGGCGGTGGCGCGCGCACGGATGGGATGA
- a CDS encoding HyaD/HybD family hydrogenase maturation endopeptidase, whose translation MRVIHDQLVAVAPVTVLGIGNIILRDEGFGVRAVEYLEEHFRFPHDVRLLDGGTLGPELLHFVTGTQKLLILDAVAGDAPAGTVYRFENDAVMAHFQEKMSSHEIGIQDVLAWLTVTDRAIPNVVVLGMQPYEVTAGLTLSPEMAAALPRFAHRAVEELVRWGIVPAERPAQRRRSA comes from the coding sequence ATGAGAGTGATCCATGACCAGTTGGTTGCGGTGGCACCCGTGACGGTGCTCGGGATCGGCAATATCATTTTACGGGACGAGGGCTTTGGCGTGCGTGCCGTGGAGTATCTGGAGGAGCACTTCCGCTTTCCGCACGATGTCCGTTTGCTCGACGGGGGGACGCTCGGTCCCGAGCTGCTGCATTTCGTCACGGGGACACAGAAGCTGCTCATCCTCGATGCCGTCGCGGGCGATGCGCCTGCGGGTACGGTCTACCGCTTTGAAAACGATGCGGTGATGGCGCATTTTCAGGAGAAGATGTCCTCGCACGAGATCGGGATTCAGGATGTGCTCGCGTGGCTGACGGTCACGGATCGGGCGATCCCGAACGTCGTTGTGCTCGGGATGCAGCCGTATGAGGTGACGGCGGGGCTGACGCTCAGTCCGGAGATGGCGGCGGCACTGCCGCGCTTTGCGCATCGGGCGGTGGAGGAGCTGGTGCGTTGGGGCATTGTTCCCGCAGAGCGGCCGGCACAGCGTCGTCGGAGCGCGTGA
- the hypB gene encoding hydrogenase nickel incorporation protein HypB: MKVVVKADILGRNEAAAAENAALFARHGIYALNLLGSPGCGKTSLLERTLAALGGELRMAVIEGDLFTTKDAARIERCGAPVVQINTSGGCHLDAAMVAAALDKLDLTALDLVVIENVGNLVCPAEFALGEDAKAVALSITEGDDKPLKYPLIFKESAVALLNKIDLLPYTNFDRAAAEQDITALHPGIAVLPISCRTGEGLPAWQDWLRGQVRAKKKQA; this comes from the coding sequence ATGAAGGTAGTTGTAAAGGCGGACATCCTCGGCAGGAACGAGGCGGCGGCGGCGGAGAATGCGGCGCTCTTTGCGCGGCACGGGATCTATGCGCTGAACCTCCTCGGCTCGCCGGGCTGCGGCAAGACCTCGCTGCTGGAGCGGACGCTTGCGGCGCTCGGCGGGGAGCTGCGCATGGCGGTGATCGAGGGCGATCTGTTCACGACGAAGGACGCGGCGCGCATCGAGCGGTGCGGCGCACCCGTCGTGCAGATCAACACGAGCGGCGGCTGTCATCTGGATGCGGCGATGGTCGCGGCTGCTCTGGACAAACTCGATCTCACCGCGCTCGACCTCGTTGTGATCGAGAATGTTGGCAACCTCGTCTGCCCCGCCGAGTTCGCGCTCGGCGAGGATGCGAAGGCGGTCGCGCTCAGCATCACGGAGGGCGACGACAAGCCGCTGAAATACCCGCTCATTTTCAAGGAGTCTGCCGTGGCGCTCCTCAATAAAATTGACCTCTTGCCCTATACGAATTTCGACAGGGCAGCGGCGGAGCAGGACATCACGGCACTCCATCCGGGGATCGCGGTGCTGCCCATCTCGTGCCGCACGGGCGAGGGTCTCCCGGCGTGGCAGGACTGGCTGCGCGGGCAGGTGCGGGCGAAGAAGAAACAGGCGTGA